One region of Streptomyces capillispiralis genomic DNA includes:
- a CDS encoding SAV_6107 family HEPN domain-containing protein, with amino-acid sequence MANTSAAAARRHRATRPAPSPHGPASDIHPVLRRAAAPPAALDLLAQARAGLDEATALDTPNERYATAHLAALRTAAAVLAARGRPETSPRARARIRSAWEVLPEIAPELTEWSALFASGARRRARAEAGIRGAATARDADDLIRDVAVFLRLVERMLVLQPVLPHPRGDADHPATRAPDPGAGGLPDAG; translated from the coding sequence ATGGCCAACACGTCCGCAGCCGCGGCCCGTCGGCACCGCGCAACCCGCCCTGCCCCCTCGCCGCACGGCCCGGCGAGCGACATCCACCCCGTGCTGCGCCGCGCCGCGGCCCCGCCCGCCGCCCTCGACCTGCTCGCCCAGGCCCGTGCCGGACTCGACGAGGCCACCGCCCTCGACACACCGAACGAGCGCTACGCGACGGCCCATCTCGCCGCCCTGCGCACCGCCGCCGCCGTCCTCGCCGCCCGCGGACGGCCCGAGACCTCGCCCCGGGCCCGGGCCAGGATCCGCAGCGCCTGGGAAGTGCTCCCCGAGATCGCGCCCGAGCTCACCGAGTGGAGCGCGCTGTTCGCCTCCGGGGCCCGGCGCCGCGCCCGCGCCGAGGCGGGCATCCGGGGCGCGGCGACCGCCCGGGACGCCGACGACCTGATACGGGACGTGGCGGTGTTCCTCCGCCTGGTCGAGCGCATGCTCGTCCTCCAGCCGGTCCTCCCGCACCCCCGCGGCGACGCGGACCACCCCGCGACCCGGGCCCCGGACCCCGGTGCCGGAGGCCTGCCGGACGCGGGCTGA
- a CDS encoding transglutaminase TgpA family protein, translating to MAACALLPLVEPASWMLQAALVLAVQSGAGAAARRVPLARPVTVGLQALVTLMLLTLLFAREHAVVGLIPGPDAFGVFAGLLEQGGDDVSRYAIPAPLSDGIRLMLIGGVVLIGLLVDTLAVTFRSAAPAGLPLLALYSVAAGLSDNGVDWLWFLLAAAGYLMLLLAEGRDRLSQWGRVFGGAPSGPGERPPGAVAPVRTGRRIGAVALGIALVVPLGLPAMNGGLLDATGAGVGSGTGGGGTISAVNPLVSLRDSLNVDEDRQVMSVRSDTADVTDLYLRIVSLDDFDGTTWKPSKRSITTVPDGAFPTPPGLGPDTRRTGVVATISTADWYAQDWLPMPYPPSGVSIRGNWRYEPVGMTLVGDHGQNTRGLSYEVRSLQVRPTPEQLAGAEQPPPALLREYTELPDSLPGVVSRTAREVTEGADNDYERAVRLQEYFTLNGGFEYDTEVDVGSGSRAIARFLRDKQGFCVHFSFAMASMARSLGIPARVAVGFAPGTPQADGTIAVGLRDAHAWPELYFEGVGWTRFEPTPTRGSTPSYTVPDAADSSVPDPARPSRAAPVEPSAAPSQSESCTAQEKKLEACDDESPAAALPGGDDGPEWYVVPAWVLAGLAVLLLPLAPMLWRTRTRAVRLGGHGRSEADAGAYVLAVWDELTDTAWDLGISPDESLTPRGAAARIVRLGRLEQGAAASVHRVADAVEQVLYAPRPRPAPGLTDDVRRAGAGLRARVSRWTRLRAVFAPRSTVRVVWAVSARWSGVRERVAAMRPAWRKPSRQQG from the coding sequence ATGGCGGCGTGCGCCCTGCTGCCGCTGGTCGAACCGGCGTCCTGGATGCTCCAGGCGGCGCTGGTGCTGGCGGTGCAGTCGGGCGCGGGCGCGGCGGCGCGGCGGGTGCCGCTGGCGCGTCCGGTGACGGTGGGGCTCCAGGCCCTGGTCACCCTGATGCTGCTCACCCTGCTCTTCGCGCGGGAACACGCCGTCGTCGGGCTGATACCCGGCCCCGACGCCTTCGGTGTCTTCGCCGGGCTGCTGGAGCAGGGCGGCGACGACGTCAGCCGGTACGCGATCCCGGCGCCGCTGTCCGACGGCATCCGGCTGATGCTCATCGGCGGTGTCGTGCTGATCGGGCTGCTGGTGGACACCCTCGCGGTGACCTTCCGCAGCGCGGCCCCGGCCGGGCTGCCGCTGCTCGCCCTGTACTCGGTGGCGGCGGGACTGTCGGACAACGGCGTCGACTGGCTGTGGTTCCTGCTGGCGGCGGCGGGCTATCTGATGCTGCTGCTCGCCGAGGGGCGCGACCGGCTCTCCCAGTGGGGCCGGGTCTTCGGCGGGGCACCGAGCGGGCCCGGTGAGCGGCCGCCCGGTGCCGTCGCCCCGGTGCGCACCGGCCGGCGGATCGGTGCGGTCGCGCTGGGGATCGCCCTGGTGGTGCCGCTCGGTCTGCCCGCGATGAACGGCGGTCTGCTGGACGCCACCGGTGCGGGCGTCGGCTCGGGCACCGGCGGGGGCGGCACCATCTCCGCGGTGAACCCGCTGGTGTCGCTGCGCGACTCACTGAACGTGGACGAGGACCGGCAGGTCATGTCGGTGCGCTCCGACACGGCGGACGTGACGGACCTGTACCTGCGCATCGTGTCCCTGGACGACTTCGACGGCACCACGTGGAAGCCGTCGAAGCGGTCCATCACCACCGTGCCCGACGGGGCGTTCCCGACCCCGCCGGGCCTCGGCCCGGACACCAGGCGCACCGGGGTCGTCGCCACGATCTCGACCGCCGACTGGTACGCCCAGGACTGGCTGCCGATGCCGTACCCGCCGAGCGGGGTGAGCATCAGGGGCAACTGGCGCTACGAACCGGTCGGCATGACCCTGGTCGGCGACCACGGGCAGAACACGCGCGGTCTGTCGTACGAGGTGCGCAGCCTCCAGGTGCGGCCGACGCCGGAGCAGCTGGCCGGCGCGGAGCAGCCGCCGCCCGCCCTGCTGCGCGAGTACACCGAGCTGCCGGACTCCCTGCCGGGCGTGGTGTCCCGGACCGCCCGCGAGGTCACCGAGGGCGCGGACAACGACTACGAGCGGGCGGTCAGGCTCCAGGAGTACTTCACGCTGAACGGCGGCTTCGAGTACGACACCGAGGTGGACGTCGGCAGCGGCTCGCGGGCGATCGCCCGCTTCCTGCGCGACAAGCAGGGCTTCTGTGTGCACTTCTCGTTCGCGATGGCGTCGATGGCCCGTTCGCTGGGCATACCGGCGCGGGTGGCCGTGGGCTTCGCGCCCGGCACCCCGCAGGCGGACGGCACGATCGCGGTCGGGCTGCGCGACGCGCACGCCTGGCCGGAGCTGTACTTCGAGGGGGTGGGCTGGACCCGCTTCGAGCCGACCCCGACCCGCGGTTCGACGCCGTCGTACACCGTGCCGGACGCCGCGGACAGTTCGGTGCCGGACCCGGCCCGGCCGTCCCGGGCGGCGCCGGTGGAGCCGTCGGCCGCGCCCTCGCAGAGCGAGAGCTGCACGGCGCAGGAGAAGAAGCTGGAGGCGTGCGACGACGAGTCGCCGGCCGCGGCCCTGCCCGGCGGCGACGACGGGCCGGAGTGGTACGTGGTGCCGGCGTGGGTGCTGGCCGGTCTCGCCGTGCTGCTGCTTCCGCTGGCGCCGATGCTGTGGCGGACGAGGACGCGGGCGGTGCGCCTGGGTGGGCACGGCCGCTCGGAGGCGGACGCGGGAGCGTACGTCCTGGCCGTCTGGGACGAGCTGACCGACACGGCGTGGGACCTCGGCATCTCGCCGGACGAGTCGCTGACCCCGCGCGGGGCGGCGGCGAGGATCGTGCGGCTCGGCCGTCTGGAGCAGGGTGCGGCGGCTTCGGTGCACCGGGTGGCCGACGCGGTGGAGCAGGTCCTGTACGCGCCGCGGCCGCGGCCGGCGCCGGGTCTGACGGACGATGTGCGCCGGGCGGGCGCGGGTCTGCGGGCCCGGGTGAGCCGGTGGACGCGTCTGCGCGCGGTGTTCGCCCCGCGCTCCACCGTGCGCGTGGTGTGGGCGGTGTCGGCCCGGTGGTCGGGCGTGCGCGAGCGGGTCGCCGCGATGCGGCCGGCCTGGCGGAAGCCGTCGCGGCAGCAGGGCTGA
- a CDS encoding ATP-binding cassette domain-containing protein codes for MDGPCGLAVEARDFGLRGPRGWAFRGISADAEPGSLIAVEGPSGSGRTCLLLALTGRMRPTEGTARVGGFELPGRMAAVRRVSALAHVTGVTDLDPALTVGEHLRERALLQRRFGDSLRQGLLRPRGGRRREEEKRRVDTALAGAGLDLAVLPKGARTAVRDLERVEALRLSLALALLGRPRLLGVDDIDLKLSSAERAEVWDLLRSLTASGTTVVAVCGEAPHDAVVVGTADDRHDDTKGAADALAGTGLS; via the coding sequence GTGGACGGTCCGTGCGGACTCGCCGTCGAGGCCCGCGACTTCGGCCTGAGGGGACCGCGGGGCTGGGCGTTCCGCGGGATCTCGGCCGACGCGGAGCCCGGCTCACTGATCGCGGTCGAGGGGCCCTCCGGGTCGGGCCGCACCTGCCTGCTGCTCGCCCTCACCGGGCGGATGCGGCCCACGGAGGGCACGGCCCGCGTCGGCGGGTTCGAGCTGCCCGGGCGGATGGCCGCCGTGCGCCGGGTCAGCGCCCTCGCGCACGTCACCGGCGTGACCGACCTCGACCCGGCCCTCACCGTCGGCGAGCACCTGCGCGAACGGGCCCTGCTGCAACGCCGGTTCGGCGACTCGCTCCGCCAGGGGCTGCTGCGTCCGCGTGGCGGGCGCCGGCGCGAGGAGGAGAAGCGGCGCGTCGACACCGCGCTGGCCGGCGCCGGGCTGGACCTCGCGGTACTGCCCAAGGGCGCGCGCACCGCCGTACGGGACCTGGAGCGGGTCGAGGCGCTGCGGCTGTCGCTGGCCCTGGCGCTGCTGGGGCGGCCCCGGCTGCTCGGTGTGGACGACATCGACCTGAAGCTCTCCTCCGCCGAACGGGCCGAGGTCTGGGACCTGCTGAGGTCCCTCACCGCCTCCGGCACCACCGTGGTGGCCGTGTGCGGCGAGGCACCGCACGACGCGGTGGTCGTCGGCACGGCGGACGACCGGCACGACGACACGAAGGGGGCGGCCGATGCGCTCGCCGGAACTGGCCTCTCTTGA
- a CDS encoding class I SAM-dependent methyltransferase, protein MSDPMRSRASLRTAVVREVLQDALERRAEATGRQALDVLDTGGGSGNFAVPLARLGHRVTVVDPSPNALFALERRAAEAGVADRVQGVQGDARGLFDVAERGGYDAVLCHGVLEYVDDPAEGVRNAVAALRPGGVLSLLAAGLGGAVLARALAGHFTEARQALDDPNGRWGTGDPVPRRFTADQLTALVEGAGLRVGAVHGVRVFADLVPGVLVDTEPGALDALLKLEAAAAELAAFHSVATQLHVLGETRGTSGA, encoded by the coding sequence GTGTCGGACCCGATGCGATCCCGCGCCTCCCTCCGTACCGCCGTGGTCCGGGAGGTCCTCCAGGACGCCCTGGAGCGCCGGGCCGAGGCCACCGGACGGCAGGCGCTGGACGTCCTCGACACCGGCGGCGGCAGCGGCAACTTCGCGGTGCCGCTGGCCCGGCTCGGCCATCGGGTGACCGTCGTCGACCCCAGTCCCAACGCGCTGTTCGCGCTGGAGCGCCGCGCGGCCGAGGCCGGCGTCGCCGACCGGGTCCAGGGCGTCCAGGGCGACGCCCGCGGACTCTTCGACGTGGCCGAGCGCGGCGGCTACGACGCCGTGCTGTGCCACGGCGTCCTGGAGTACGTCGACGACCCGGCCGAGGGCGTCCGCAACGCGGTGGCCGCCCTGCGCCCCGGCGGCGTCCTCAGCCTGCTCGCCGCGGGCCTCGGCGGCGCGGTGCTCGCCCGCGCCCTCGCCGGTCACTTCACGGAGGCCAGGCAGGCGCTCGACGACCCGAACGGCCGATGGGGCACGGGCGACCCCGTGCCGCGCCGCTTCACCGCCGACCAGCTCACCGCGCTCGTGGAGGGCGCCGGACTCCGGGTCGGTGCCGTGCACGGCGTGCGCGTCTTCGCCGACCTCGTTCCGGGCGTGCTCGTCGACACCGAGCCCGGCGCCCTGGACGCGCTGCTGAAGCTGGAGGCCGCGGCGGCCGAACTGGCCGCCTTCCACTCCGTGGCCACCCAGCTCCATGTGCTCGGTGAGACGCGGGGGACCTCCGGGGCCTGA
- a CDS encoding YhgE/Pip domain-containing protein: MRSPELASLELRRFGRGPLPRAALVALLVLPLLYGALYLWSFWDPYGRLDRIPVALVNADEGATAGGERVTAGDDIARGLRDSGTFDWREVSADEARRGVEDGTYYLSLTLPADFSRRIASASGDSPGAGALQVRTNDANNYIVGQISRTVFGEVRRAASTKTSRSFLDRIFVSFSGIHDETVKAAKGADDLNGGIGKAEKGSEDLATGLKDARKGSGKLSRGLKDLHEGAGDLADGSRKVADGTRLLAGKVNAVDAEVGPFLRENEKSIGATARFVADAAGGLRDDLGALEERAPAAAKDARAASGTLDDAYRTRCEDAALPDPACPDLEKARDAAAGAADVADDVAALVTDHQAGLKELDTHLAALQKQARTLAGRAPHLSEDLDDAVTRINRLNAGAGKVAAGAKKLDQGLGTAETGAVDLDKGVGALKTGADDLNGGLYKLVDGSRELAGGLHDGAGRIPDYDARDRDRRTEVMADPVRLVSADPHKAPDYGTGFAPYFIPLSLWVGAMVAYMLIAPMNRRALAAGAPAWRIALAGWLPVVAIGVAQTVALMSVLHWALGLQMARAAGTVGFLFLVTACFAAIVQWLNARFGAAGRILVLALLMLQLTSAGGTYPVQTSPGFFSALHPFLPMSHVVAALRRLISGGGLEPVWLACAVLAAFTAGALALTALSARRRQVWTLDRLHPELSL, encoded by the coding sequence ATGCGCTCGCCGGAACTGGCCTCTCTTGAGCTCCGCCGCTTCGGCCGGGGCCCGCTGCCGCGCGCGGCCCTGGTCGCGCTGCTGGTGCTGCCCCTGCTGTACGGCGCGCTGTACCTGTGGTCGTTCTGGGACCCGTACGGCCGTCTGGACCGGATCCCGGTGGCGCTGGTCAACGCCGACGAGGGGGCGACCGCCGGCGGCGAGCGGGTCACCGCGGGCGACGACATCGCCCGGGGACTGCGCGACAGCGGCACCTTCGACTGGCGCGAGGTGAGCGCGGACGAGGCCCGCCGCGGGGTCGAGGACGGCACGTACTACCTGTCGCTGACGCTGCCCGCCGACTTCAGCCGCCGCATCGCCTCCGCTTCCGGCGACTCCCCCGGGGCCGGCGCCCTCCAGGTGCGGACGAACGACGCCAACAACTACATCGTCGGGCAGATCTCCCGGACGGTCTTCGGCGAGGTGCGCCGGGCCGCGTCCACGAAGACCTCGCGCTCCTTCCTCGACCGGATCTTCGTCTCGTTCTCCGGCATCCACGACGAGACCGTGAAGGCGGCGAAGGGGGCCGACGACCTCAACGGCGGCATCGGGAAGGCGGAGAAGGGCTCCGAGGACCTCGCCACGGGGCTGAAGGACGCCCGCAAGGGCAGCGGCAAGCTGTCCAGGGGCCTGAAGGACCTCCACGAGGGCGCGGGCGACCTGGCGGACGGTTCGCGGAAGGTCGCGGACGGGACGCGCCTGCTCGCCGGCAAGGTGAACGCGGTCGACGCCGAGGTGGGCCCCTTCCTCAGGGAGAACGAGAAGAGCATCGGCGCCACGGCCCGCTTCGTCGCCGACGCGGCCGGCGGGCTCCGCGACGACCTCGGCGCGCTGGAGGAGAGGGCACCGGCCGCCGCGAAGGACGCCCGCGCGGCGTCCGGCACCCTGGACGATGCGTACCGCACGCGCTGCGAGGACGCGGCCCTGCCCGATCCCGCCTGCCCGGACCTGGAGAAGGCCCGGGACGCGGCGGCCGGCGCGGCGGACGTCGCCGACGACGTCGCCGCCCTGGTCACCGACCACCAGGCCGGCCTGAAGGAGCTGGACACCCACCTGGCGGCCCTGCAGAAGCAGGCCCGGACGCTCGCCGGCCGCGCCCCGCACCTCTCCGAGGACCTCGACGACGCCGTCACCCGGATCAACAGGCTGAACGCCGGGGCGGGCAAGGTCGCGGCCGGCGCGAAGAAGCTGGACCAGGGCCTGGGCACCGCCGAGACCGGCGCCGTGGACCTGGACAAGGGCGTCGGCGCGCTGAAGACCGGCGCGGACGACCTGAACGGCGGCCTCTACAAGCTCGTCGACGGCTCCCGGGAACTCGCCGGCGGACTGCACGACGGGGCCGGACGGATCCCCGACTACGACGCGCGGGACCGCGACCGGCGCACCGAGGTGATGGCCGACCCGGTCCGCCTCGTCTCCGCCGACCCGCACAAGGCGCCCGACTACGGCACCGGCTTCGCCCCCTACTTCATCCCGCTGTCCCTGTGGGTGGGCGCGATGGTGGCGTACATGCTGATCGCGCCGATGAACCGGCGGGCGCTCGCGGCGGGCGCCCCGGCGTGGCGGATCGCGCTGGCGGGCTGGCTGCCGGTGGTGGCGATCGGCGTCGCGCAGACGGTGGCGCTGATGTCGGTGCTGCACTGGGCGCTCGGACTGCAGATGGCGCGGGCGGCCGGGACGGTGGGCTTCCTGTTCCTGGTGACGGCGTGCTTCGCGGCGATCGTGCAGTGGCTGAACGCCCGCTTCGGCGCGGCCGGCCGGATCCTCGTCCTGGCGCTGCTGATGCTCCAGCTGACCTCGGCGGGCGGCACGTACCCCGTGCAGACCAGCCCGGGCTTCTTCAGCGCGCTGCACCCGTTCCTGCCGATGAGCCACGTCGTCGCGGCGCTGCGGCGGCTCATCAGCGGCGGCGGCCTGGAGCCGGTGTGGCTCGCGTGCGCCGTGCTGGCGGCCTTCACCGCGGGCGCGCTGGCGCTGACCGCGCTGTCGGCCCGCCGCCGCCAGGTGTGGACCCTGGACCGGCTGCACCCGGAGCTGAGCCTGTGA
- a CDS encoding beta-class carbonic anhydrase, translating to MTTSASVPAGSANTAVGHGTVTDRLVEANQQYAAAFTDPGMDARPVLHVAVVACMDARLDLHDALGLSLGDCHTIRNAGGVVTDDVIRSLTISQRALGTRSVVLIHHTGCGLEAITEEFRHDLEMEVGQRPAWAVEAFRDVDQDVRQSMQRVRTSPFLLHTDDVRGFVFDVKTGLLREIDPA from the coding sequence ATGACGACTTCTGCATCCGTTCCCGCCGGTTCCGCGAACACCGCCGTCGGCCACGGCACGGTCACCGACCGCCTGGTCGAGGCCAACCAGCAGTACGCCGCCGCCTTCACCGATCCCGGCATGGACGCCCGTCCCGTACTGCACGTCGCCGTCGTGGCCTGCATGGACGCACGCCTCGACCTGCACGACGCGCTCGGCCTCTCGCTCGGTGACTGCCACACCATCCGCAACGCGGGCGGCGTCGTCACCGACGACGTGATCCGCTCGCTGACCATCAGCCAGCGTGCCCTGGGCACCCGCAGCGTGGTCCTCATCCACCACACCGGCTGCGGCCTGGAGGCCATCACCGAGGAGTTCCGGCACGACCTGGAGATGGAGGTGGGCCAGCGTCCCGCCTGGGCCGTGGAGGCCTTCCGGGACGTCGACCAGGACGTACGGCAGTCGATGCAGCGGGTGCGGACCTCTCCGTTCCTGCTGCACACCGACGACGTACGGGGCTTCGTCTTCGACGTGAAAACGGGTCTGCTGCGGGAGATCGACCCCGCCTGA
- a CDS encoding DUF58 domain-containing protein, which produces MTTAGAVHAEGDRGERGGVRTALAGLTTRGRSFLAAGVAAAVCAYVLGQSDLLRVGLLLAVLPLVCAAVLYRTRYRVAGSRRLSPGRVPAGSEARVHLRMENVSRMPTGLLMLQDRVPYVLGPRPRFVLDRVEAGGHREVSYRVRSDLRGRYPLGPLQLRLSDPFGMCELTRSFATYDTLTVIPRVEPLPPVRLTGEAKGYGDGRQRSLALAGDDDVIPRGYRYGDDLRRVHWRSTARYGELMVRREEQPQRARCTVLLDTRAVAYTGAGPDSAFEWAVSGAASVLVHMLERGFSVRLLTDTGSSVPGEGSDGFAGASQQSADAAGLMMDTLAVVDHSDEAGLSRAYDVLRGGNEGLLVAFLGDLDEEQAAVLARMRQRSGGAIAFLLDGESWLREPADVAGPSDGSGERLRMLREAGWTALAVPRGTPLEELWRQADRERSGLTAASGGEGP; this is translated from the coding sequence ATGACCACCGCGGGCGCCGTCCACGCGGAGGGCGACCGGGGCGAGCGGGGCGGCGTCCGCACGGCGCTGGCGGGACTCACCACCCGCGGGCGTTCCTTCCTGGCCGCCGGTGTGGCGGCCGCGGTCTGCGCGTACGTGCTCGGGCAGAGCGATCTGCTGCGGGTGGGCCTGCTGCTGGCGGTGCTGCCGCTGGTGTGCGCGGCCGTGCTCTACCGCACCCGCTACCGGGTGGCGGGCAGCCGCCGGCTGTCCCCCGGGCGGGTGCCCGCCGGCTCCGAGGCGCGGGTGCACCTGCGGATGGAGAACGTCTCGCGGATGCCGACGGGCCTGCTGATGCTCCAGGACCGGGTGCCCTACGTCCTCGGCCCGCGTCCGCGCTTCGTGCTGGACCGGGTCGAGGCGGGCGGGCACCGCGAGGTGTCCTACCGGGTCCGCTCCGATCTGCGCGGCCGCTATCCGCTGGGCCCGCTCCAGCTGCGGCTGAGCGACCCGTTCGGGATGTGCGAGCTGACCCGGTCCTTCGCGACGTACGACACACTGACGGTGATCCCGCGCGTGGAGCCGCTGCCTCCGGTGCGGCTGACCGGCGAGGCGAAGGGGTACGGCGACGGGCGGCAGCGCTCGCTGGCGCTGGCCGGCGACGACGACGTGATCCCGCGCGGCTACCGCTACGGCGACGACCTGCGCCGAGTGCACTGGCGCTCCACCGCGCGCTACGGCGAGCTGATGGTGCGCCGCGAGGAGCAGCCGCAGCGCGCCCGGTGCACGGTGCTGCTGGACACCCGGGCCGTCGCCTACACGGGCGCCGGCCCCGACTCGGCCTTCGAGTGGGCGGTGTCGGGGGCCGCCTCCGTGCTGGTGCACATGCTGGAGCGGGGGTTCTCGGTGCGGCTGCTGACCGACACCGGGAGCTCGGTGCCCGGCGAGGGCTCCGACGGGTTCGCGGGCGCGAGCCAGCAGTCGGCGGACGCGGCCGGGCTGATGATGGACACCCTCGCCGTGGTGGACCACTCCGACGAGGCCGGTCTGTCCCGCGCCTACGACGTGCTGCGCGGCGGGAACGAGGGGCTGCTGGTGGCCTTCCTCGGGGACCTCGACGAGGAGCAGGCCGCGGTGCTCGCCCGGATGCGGCAGCGCAGCGGAGGCGCCATCGCCTTCCTGCTGGACGGTGAGTCCTGGCTGCGGGAACCGGCCGACGTGGCCGGCCCGTCGGACGGGAGCGGGGAGCGGCTGCGGATGTTGCGCGAGGCGGGCTGGACGGCCCTGGCGGTACCGCGGGGCACCCCGCTGGAGGAGCTGTGGCGGCAGGCGGACCGGGAGCGCTCGGGCCTGACCGCGGCGAGTGGTGGGGAGGGACCGTGA
- a CDS encoding DUF3040 domain-containing protein — protein MPLSEHEQRMLEQMERALYAEDPKFATALEGSGLRTYTRRRVYQAVAGFLVGIALLMAGMVAQQVWLSVVGFLVMLGCAVLAVTGWRKAPKPGEQPAAAGTPGAPQAGRQGRQRRSVMDRIEERWQRRRDEQGGH, from the coding sequence GTGCCGCTCTCGGAGCACGAGCAGCGCATGCTCGAGCAAATGGAGCGAGCGCTGTACGCCGAAGATCCCAAGTTCGCGACGGCGCTCGAGGGAAGCGGGCTGCGTACGTACACCCGGCGACGGGTCTACCAGGCGGTCGCGGGCTTCCTCGTGGGTATTGCGCTCCTCATGGCCGGTATGGTCGCCCAGCAGGTCTGGCTCAGTGTCGTGGGATTCCTCGTGATGCTGGGCTGCGCGGTCCTCGCGGTGACCGGCTGGCGCAAGGCTCCCAAGCCGGGCGAGCAGCCCGCCGCCGCCGGCACCCCAGGTGCGCCGCAGGCGGGCCGTCAGGGCAGACAGCGCCGCTCCGTGATGGACCGCATCGAGGAGCGCTGGCAGCGCCGCCGCGACGAACAGGGCGGCCACTAG
- a CDS encoding AAA family ATPase encodes MTTYDDRASLTDLTAVVERVRSSVEGVIEGKPEVVRLSLTVLLAEGHLLIEDVPGVGKTMLAKTLARSIDCSVRRIQFTPDLLPSDITGVSIWDQQRRDFEFKPGAIFAQVVIGDEINRASPKTQSALLESMEERQVTIDGKTYELPSPFMVVATQNPVEMEGTYPLPEAQRDRFMARVSVGYPSAEAELQMLDVHGGVSPLEDLQPVAHAHEIVKLIEAVRGVHVAEPVRRYAVELVSATRTHPDLRLGASPRATLHLLRAAKASAALGGREYALPDDVQALAVAVLAHRLLPTAQAQLNRRTAEQVVQEILQRTPVPAQQPGLGRAGQAYGQPPRRL; translated from the coding sequence GTGACGACCTATGACGATCGAGCGAGCCTCACTGATCTGACCGCCGTGGTGGAGCGCGTGCGGAGTTCGGTGGAAGGCGTGATCGAGGGAAAGCCCGAGGTCGTACGGCTCTCGCTGACCGTACTGCTCGCCGAGGGACATCTGCTCATCGAGGATGTCCCGGGAGTCGGCAAGACAATGCTGGCCAAGACACTGGCGCGGTCCATCGACTGCTCGGTCCGGCGGATCCAGTTCACGCCGGACCTGCTGCCCTCGGACATCACCGGGGTGTCGATCTGGGACCAGCAGCGCCGTGACTTCGAGTTCAAGCCGGGCGCCATCTTCGCGCAGGTGGTGATCGGCGACGAGATCAACCGCGCGTCGCCGAAGACGCAGTCGGCGCTGCTGGAGTCGATGGAGGAGCGCCAGGTCACCATCGACGGCAAGACCTACGAACTGCCCAGCCCCTTCATGGTCGTGGCGACCCAGAACCCGGTCGAGATGGAGGGCACCTACCCGCTGCCGGAGGCCCAGCGCGACCGCTTCATGGCCCGTGTCTCGGTCGGCTATCCGAGCGCGGAGGCGGAGCTGCAGATGCTGGACGTGCACGGTGGGGTCTCCCCGCTGGAGGACCTCCAGCCGGTGGCGCACGCCCACGAGATCGTGAAGCTGATCGAGGCGGTGCGCGGCGTGCACGTGGCCGAGCCGGTGCGCCGGTACGCGGTGGAGCTGGTCTCCGCCACCCGCACGCACCCCGACCTCAGACTCGGCGCCTCCCCGCGCGCCACGCTGCACCTGCTGCGCGCGGCGAAGGCGTCCGCGGCCCTCGGCGGCCGGGAGTACGCGCTGCCGGACGACGTGCAGGCGCTCGCCGTGGCCGTGCTCGCCCACCGGCTGCTGCCCACCGCCCAGGCCCAGTTGAACCGCCGTACCGCGGAGCAGGTGGTGCAGGAGATCCTGCAGCGCACCCCGGTGCCCGCGCAGCAGCCCGGCCTGGGCCGCGCCGGCCAGGCGTACGGCCAGCCGCCCCGGAGGCTGTGA